From a single Intestinibaculum porci genomic region:
- a CDS encoding DeoR/GlpR family DNA-binding transcription regulator: protein MNERQKTILNLITKNESMEVVELSRLLGVSQVTIRKDLNKLEDAGMIKREHGYARLNGLDNISTRLSYHYEEKEKIARKAIELVRDGETLMIESGSCCALVAKALALHKKNMTIITNSAFICDYVKNMDINLILLGGSYQKESQVLVGPLTSQAASSFYVDHYFIGTDGYTDVTGFTGRDFERCMTVREISRHAKNVIVVSESEKFGKQGTVNLLRASEVSAVVTDSSLPLEYETTLTDQGVEIYKAE from the coding sequence ATGAACGAAAGACAAAAGACAATTTTAAATCTCATTACTAAAAATGAATCGATGGAGGTCGTTGAATTATCACGCTTATTAGGTGTTTCTCAGGTGACGATCCGTAAGGATCTCAATAAACTGGAAGATGCTGGCATGATTAAACGCGAACATGGCTATGCCCGCCTCAATGGTTTAGATAACATTTCTACTAGATTAAGCTATCACTATGAAGAAAAAGAAAAAATCGCCCGTAAGGCGATTGAACTTGTCAGAGATGGGGAAACCCTGATGATTGAATCAGGATCCTGCTGCGCGCTCGTGGCGAAAGCTTTAGCCTTGCATAAAAAAAATATGACCATTATTACCAATTCCGCTTTTATTTGTGATTACGTTAAAAATATGGATATCAATCTGATTTTATTAGGCGGCAGTTATCAGAAAGAATCCCAGGTGTTAGTCGGGCCATTGACGAGTCAGGCCGCCTCAAGTTTTTATGTCGATCACTATTTTATTGGAACTGATGGTTATACCGATGTTACGGGTTTTACCGGTCGTGACTTTGAACGCTGCATGACGGTACGAGAAATCTCTCGTCATGCGAAGAATGTCATTGTCGTCAGTGAATCAGAAAAGTTTGGTAAACAAGGCACGGTGAACTTATTACGAGCTTCAGAAGTTTCAGCGGTGGTTACAGATAGCTCACTGCCTTTGGAATACGAAACGACATTAACCGATCAAGGTGTTGAAATCTATAAAGCTGAGTGA
- a CDS encoding Mrp/NBP35 family ATP-binding protein, with protein MDKFRAKFRKELNAHSHVGKVIAVMSGKGGVGKSLTTTQLAVALNRQGYKVAIMDADLTGPSIPQAFGLSGQTYGVKEGIVPRVTKTGIKVMSINLLVENPGDPVIWRGPVLADMINQFWTDVYWGEIDYMLIDMPPGTGDIPLTIFQSLPVDGIVVVTSPQDLVSMIVEKSVRMANTMDIPLLGIVENMSYYVCPDCGHKHYIFGESHIEDVAKQFGIDTYTQMPIDPTIAQTIDAGKAESLKIEHLDNIIAAIEK; from the coding sequence ATGGATAAGTTTAGAGCAAAATTTCGTAAAGAATTAAACGCCCATTCGCATGTCGGTAAAGTCATTGCGGTCATGTCCGGCAAAGGCGGGGTAGGGAAATCGCTGACTACGACACAGTTAGCGGTCGCTTTAAATCGTCAGGGTTATAAAGTCGCGATTATGGATGCCGATTTAACCGGTCCTTCCATTCCCCAGGCTTTTGGCTTAAGCGGTCAGACTTATGGCGTTAAAGAAGGGATTGTTCCAAGAGTGACTAAGACTGGTATTAAAGTCATGTCCATTAACTTATTAGTGGAAAATCCTGGTGATCCAGTCATTTGGCGTGGTCCCGTCTTAGCGGATATGATCAACCAGTTCTGGACGGATGTCTACTGGGGAGAAATTGACTATATGCTCATCGATATGCCGCCAGGAACAGGGGATATCCCACTGACAATCTTCCAGTCTTTACCAGTTGATGGCATCGTTGTCGTCACTTCACCACAGGACTTAGTATCCATGATTGTCGAAAAATCTGTGCGCATGGCGAATACGATGGATATTCCATTACTCGGGATCGTTGAAAATATGAGTTATTATGTCTGCCCTGACTGCGGTCATAAGCACTATATCTTCGGCGAATCACATATTGAAGATGTCGCTAAACAGTTTGGCATTGATACTTATACCCAAATGCCAATCGATCCAACGATTGCCCAAACCATTGATGCAGGTAAAGCCGAAAGCTTAAAGATTGAACATTTAGACAATATCATTGCAGCCATTGAAAAATAG
- a CDS encoding glycyl-radical enzyme activating protein, translated as MEGIVFNIQKFSIHDGPGIRTTVFLKGCPLHCKWCANPESQSPHIQIIRDDDLCIHCHHCQKICPKQAILEDLNITSACDGCLTCVNECPVHALSYEGKKMSVEDVVKICLQDRDFYEESGGGVTISGGEGMMQPPFVKALVTALKEEHIHVAIETTGYASEQVFQELAPLFDLLLFDVKHYDDAKHQEGTGVTHQLIDSNMRYAIAHHIPLLARIPVIPGFNDSLEDAKGLAAYLLSCQIDKVQLLPFHQMGENKYVKLHRNYAYTNVKAYHEEDLNEYADIFRKQGVNAFFHTEKS; from the coding sequence ATGGAAGGTATTGTCTTTAATATTCAGAAATTTAGTATTCATGATGGGCCAGGAATCCGTACGACGGTCTTTTTAAAAGGGTGCCCCTTACATTGTAAATGGTGCGCTAATCCTGAATCCCAGTCACCCCATATTCAGATCATCCGTGATGATGATCTTTGTATTCATTGTCATCATTGTCAAAAGATTTGCCCTAAACAGGCAATCTTAGAGGATTTAAACATCACTTCAGCCTGTGATGGCTGCCTAACATGCGTCAATGAGTGCCCCGTCCATGCGCTTTCTTATGAAGGTAAAAAAATGAGCGTTGAAGATGTTGTAAAGATTTGTCTGCAGGATCGTGATTTCTATGAGGAATCAGGAGGCGGGGTCACTATTTCCGGCGGTGAAGGGATGATGCAGCCGCCATTTGTGAAAGCCTTAGTGACCGCTTTAAAAGAAGAACATATCCATGTAGCCATTGAAACAACTGGCTATGCGTCTGAGCAAGTCTTTCAGGAGTTAGCCCCTTTATTTGATCTCTTATTATTTGATGTCAAACATTATGATGATGCCAAGCACCAAGAAGGTACAGGCGTTACCCATCAGCTGATCGATTCCAATATGCGTTATGCAATTGCACATCATATTCCTTTATTAGCCCGCATTCCGGTCATTCCTGGTTTTAATGACAGCTTAGAAGATGCAAAGGGGTTAGCAGCTTATCTCTTATCCTGTCAGATCGATAAAGTGCAGTTATTGCCTTTCCATCAGATGGGCGAAAATAAATATGTCAAACTGCATCGGAATTATGCTTATACGAATGTGAAAGCGTATCATGAAGAAGATCTTAATGAATATGCCGATATTTTTAGAAAGCAGGGGGTCAATGCCTTCTTCCACACTGAAAAAAGCTGA
- a CDS encoding glycyl radical protein, with amino-acid sequence MEHTEHFGKLTQRMDHFRNQVLDEKPYIDAERAQIVTDVYKNNQHLPRVLLRAVMLKEILEKMSIYIEDDTLIVGNQATKNRNAPIFPEYTMGFVMDELDTFEKRDGDVFYITEETKQILREIAPFWHNNTLRDRGLELLPEEVKVFMETGFFGMEGKLNAGDAHLAVNYQKVLQYGLKGYEDKAKEYLSHLDMTDIDAIDQRIFYKAVLIVIEAVKNFAHRYAQLAHEMSLTATGKRKTELEDIANICEKVPYQPAQSFKEAIQSVWFIQLILQIESNGHSLSYGRFDQYMYPYYAHDSLTDEEVVELLDNLWIKTMTINKVRSQAHTFSSAGSPMYQNVTIGGQTRDGKDAVNPLSFLVLQSVAQTRLTQPNLTVRYHAHLDKHFFDECIEVMKLGFGMPALNNDEIIIPSFIEKGVAKEDAYDYSAIGCVETAVPGKWGYRCTGMSYMNFPRILLCVMNNGVDLTSGKRFMKGYGYFKDMHSYEELMKAWDLSVRELTRYSVIVENCIDKASERDVPDILCSTLTDDCLKRGKTIKEGGAVYDFISGLQVGIANMADSLAAIKKLVFDEQKITPEALWNAILDDFTSPENKQIQEMLINEAPKYGNDEDEVDELVVEAYDSYLDEIKKYKNTRFGRGPIGGVRYGGTSSISANVGQGMGTMATPDGRKAHEPLAEGCSPAHNCDQHGPTAVFKSVSKLPTHLITGGVLLNQKMNPSMLANEENKMKLEALIRTFFNRLHGYHVQYNIVSRETLIDAQKHPEKHKDLIVRVAGYSAFFNVLSKATQDDIIGRTEQSL; translated from the coding sequence ATGGAACATACAGAACACTTTGGAAAATTGACACAAAGAATGGATCATTTCCGCAACCAGGTCTTAGATGAAAAACCTTATATCGATGCTGAAAGAGCACAGATTGTCACTGATGTTTATAAAAATAACCAACATTTACCACGGGTTTTATTACGTGCGGTGATGTTAAAAGAAATCTTAGAAAAGATGTCTATTTATATTGAAGATGATACCCTGATCGTGGGGAACCAGGCCACAAAGAATCGTAATGCCCCTATTTTCCCAGAATATACCATGGGTTTTGTCATGGACGAACTGGATACTTTTGAAAAACGTGATGGTGATGTTTTCTATATCACTGAAGAAACCAAACAGATCTTACGGGAGATTGCCCCTTTCTGGCACAATAATACCTTGCGTGATCGCGGCTTAGAATTACTGCCGGAAGAAGTGAAAGTCTTTATGGAGACAGGCTTCTTTGGCATGGAAGGAAAACTCAATGCCGGCGATGCGCATTTAGCGGTTAATTATCAGAAAGTTTTACAATATGGTTTAAAAGGTTATGAAGATAAAGCCAAAGAGTATCTTTCTCACTTAGATATGACAGATATCGATGCGATTGATCAGCGTATCTTCTATAAAGCTGTATTAATTGTTATTGAAGCGGTAAAGAACTTTGCTCATCGTTATGCGCAGTTAGCTCATGAAATGAGTTTAACGGCGACGGGCAAACGTAAAACAGAATTAGAAGACATCGCTAATATTTGTGAGAAGGTTCCTTATCAGCCAGCGCAAAGCTTTAAAGAAGCAATCCAGTCAGTATGGTTTATTCAGTTGATCTTACAGATTGAATCGAATGGTCATTCTTTATCTTATGGTCGTTTTGATCAGTATATGTATCCTTATTATGCTCATGATTCCCTTACTGATGAAGAAGTGGTGGAATTATTAGATAACTTATGGATCAAGACGATGACAATTAATAAAGTGCGTTCGCAGGCCCATACTTTCTCAAGTGCGGGTTCTCCAATGTATCAGAATGTCACGATTGGCGGTCAGACAAGAGATGGTAAAGATGCAGTTAATCCCCTTTCCTTCCTTGTTTTACAGTCCGTTGCGCAAACGCGTTTAACTCAGCCTAACTTAACCGTTCGTTATCATGCACATTTAGATAAACATTTCTTTGATGAATGTATTGAAGTTATGAAATTAGGCTTTGGCATGCCTGCTCTTAATAATGATGAAATCATCATTCCATCCTTTATTGAAAAAGGTGTTGCGAAAGAAGATGCCTATGATTATTCAGCTATTGGCTGTGTTGAAACAGCTGTTCCCGGTAAATGGGGTTATCGCTGTACTGGGATGAGTTATATGAACTTCCCACGTATTCTCTTATGCGTGATGAATAATGGCGTTGATTTAACCAGTGGCAAGCGTTTTATGAAAGGCTATGGTTATTTCAAGGATATGCATTCCTATGAGGAATTAATGAAGGCCTGGGATTTATCAGTCCGTGAATTAACGCGTTATAGCGTGATCGTCGAGAACTGTATCGATAAAGCGAGTGAACGTGATGTTCCTGATATCTTATGTTCAACCTTAACGGATGACTGCCTCAAACGAGGGAAAACAATTAAAGAAGGCGGCGCTGTCTATGACTTTATCTCGGGTTTACAGGTCGGCATTGCGAATATGGCCGATAGCTTAGCGGCGATTAAGAAATTAGTTTTTGATGAACAGAAAATCACCCCAGAAGCTTTATGGAATGCGATCTTAGATGACTTTACATCACCAGAAAACAAACAGATCCAGGAGATGTTAATCAATGAGGCACCTAAATATGGTAATGATGAAGATGAAGTTGATGAGTTAGTCGTTGAGGCGTATGACAGCTATTTAGATGAAATCAAGAAATATAAAAATACCCGCTTTGGCCGTGGGCCAATTGGCGGTGTCCGTTATGGCGGGACATCTTCGATTTCTGCGAATGTCGGACAGGGAATGGGAACCATGGCAACGCCAGATGGCCGTAAAGCTCATGAACCATTAGCGGAAGGCTGCTCCCCTGCGCATAACTGTGACCAGCATGGTCCAACTGCTGTCTTCAAGAGTGTTTCTAAATTACCAACGCATTTAATTACCGGCGGGGTTTTACTGAATCAGAAGATGAATCCTTCCATGCTGGCTAATGAGGAAAATAAGATGAAATTAGAAGCTCTTATTCGAACCTTCTTTAATCGTCTCCATGGCTATCATGTACAGTACAACATCGTCTCAAGAGAAACCTTAATTGATGCCCAAAAACATCCAGAAAAGCATAAAGACTTAATTGTTCGTGTAGCTGGATATAGTGCTTTCTTCAATGTTTTATCCAAAGCAACGCAGGATGATATTATTGGGCGTACAGAACAATCTTTATAA
- a CDS encoding serine O-acetyltransferase, whose translation MGNIEQNDINHIIDNIMDDYSQGRDIDSMEVFHQPDMDVIIDILHKLLRVFYPGFYREKVYKYYNERNNLAVLIEDIMYHLQQQIAIVLHNRDEYLDCDEECTEREAYLITKKFFNEIPKIRAYLDTDMQAAFDGDPAANGKDEIVLCYPGLLATTINRIAHELFVLDVPLIPRMMSEYAHSRTGVDIHPGAVIGKYFFIDHATGIVIGSTTKIGDHVKVYQGVTLGALSTRKGQLLHGVKRHPTIEDNVTIYAGASVLGGDTVIGHDTVIGSNAFITSSVAPNSRISIENKSIHVENQKVKKEDLDDSTWFYII comes from the coding sequence ATGGGTAATATTGAACAGAATGATATTAATCATATCATCGATAATATTATGGATGATTACTCTCAAGGACGCGATATTGACTCGATGGAAGTTTTCCATCAGCCAGACATGGATGTCATCATTGATATCCTGCATAAATTATTACGAGTATTCTATCCAGGATTTTATCGAGAAAAAGTCTATAAGTATTATAATGAACGCAATAATCTTGCGGTCTTAATTGAAGATATTATGTATCATCTCCAGCAGCAGATTGCAATTGTCTTACACAATCGTGATGAATATCTGGATTGCGATGAAGAATGCACCGAACGTGAAGCCTATCTGATCACTAAAAAATTCTTCAATGAAATTCCTAAGATTCGTGCTTATCTGGATACTGATATGCAGGCTGCTTTTGATGGTGATCCAGCCGCCAATGGCAAAGATGAAATTGTCTTATGTTATCCTGGGTTATTAGCGACAACCATTAATCGTATCGCCCACGAATTATTTGTCTTAGATGTCCCGCTGATTCCGCGCATGATGAGTGAATATGCCCATTCCCGTACCGGTGTGGATATTCATCCGGGTGCGGTCATCGGCAAATACTTCTTTATTGACCATGCCACTGGCATTGTCATCGGTTCTACAACCAAAATAGGGGATCATGTCAAAGTATACCAAGGCGTGACATTGGGCGCTTTATCAACCCGTAAAGGCCAGTTACTGCATGGTGTGAAACGTCATCCAACCATTGAAGATAACGTCACCATCTATGCGGGAGCAAGCGTCCTGGGCGGAGATACTGTGATCGGTCATGATACCGTCATTGGCTCTAATGCCTTTATCACATCATCGGTCGCACCGAATTCCCGTATTTCCATTGAAAATAAATCCATTCATGTGGAAAATCAAAAAGTAAAAAAAGAAGATTTAGATGATTCCACATGGTTCTACATTATCTAG
- the atpC gene encoding ATP synthase F1 subunit epsilon, translating into MNKFHLKIVTPKGTYREVDADLLNVKTTDGYIGILAHHIPLAAGVDISEMHYIVDGQKYEFAIAGGFVYVSPENTVTLIANVIESQDEIDLKRAQEAEKRARERLAKDGNGLDIKRAELALKKALVRENVKNIK; encoded by the coding sequence ATGAATAAATTTCATTTAAAAATCGTGACACCTAAGGGTACCTACCGAGAAGTTGATGCCGACTTACTCAATGTCAAAACAACCGATGGTTATATTGGCATCTTAGCGCATCATATTCCTCTCGCCGCTGGTGTTGATATTTCTGAGATGCATTACATCGTTGATGGACAAAAGTACGAATTCGCCATTGCTGGCGGCTTCGTCTATGTCTCTCCTGAAAATACGGTGACGCTCATTGCGAATGTCATCGAATCACAGGATGAGATCGATCTCAAACGTGCTCAGGAAGCAGAAAAGCGTGCGCGTGAACGTTTAGCAAAAGACGGAAACGGCTTAGATATTAAACGTGCTGAACTCGCTCTGAAAAAAGCTTTAGTACGTGAAAACGTGAAAAACATCAAATAA
- the atpD gene encoding F0F1 ATP synthase subunit beta, with protein sequence MANHIGKIVSARGPVVDVMFDNNQDLPEINTAIKIDNHGEELVLEVAQHIGDDVVRCIALGSTDGLTRQMDAVDTGAPISVPVGNETLGRMFNVLGHAIDGKEELTDAKHMPIHRAAPTYAEQKTETEILETGIKVVDLLCPFIKGGKIGLFGGAGVGKTVLIQEFINNIATEHNGLSVFAGVGERSREGNDLYYEMKESGVLNKTTLVFGQMNEPPGARLRVALTALTMSEYFRDVQGQDVLLFIDNIFRFTQAGSEVSALLGRVPSQAGYQPTLATEMGQLQERITSTKKGSITSVQAVYVPADDMTDPAPATTFTHLDARVVLDRGIAALGIYPAVDPLNSSSRGLDPNIVGKEHYEVAHGVQQILQRFQELQDIIAILGMDELSDEDKQTVARARRIRNFLSQPFSVASQFTGLEGKYVHVDDTVKGFKEILEGKWDHLPEAAFHNVGTIEEAAKKAETLKNE encoded by the coding sequence ATGGCTAATCATATTGGTAAAATCGTCAGTGCCAGAGGCCCAGTTGTCGATGTTATGTTCGATAACAACCAGGACTTACCAGAAATCAACACGGCGATCAAAATCGATAACCATGGCGAAGAATTAGTTCTAGAAGTTGCCCAGCATATCGGTGATGATGTCGTTCGTTGTATCGCCTTAGGCTCTACTGATGGTTTAACAAGACAGATGGATGCCGTTGATACCGGAGCACCAATCAGTGTCCCAGTAGGCAACGAAACCTTAGGCAGAATGTTTAATGTCTTAGGTCATGCCATTGATGGTAAAGAAGAATTAACAGATGCGAAACATATGCCAATTCACCGTGCTGCACCAACATATGCGGAACAGAAAACAGAAACAGAAATCTTAGAAACAGGGATCAAAGTCGTCGATTTATTATGTCCATTCATCAAGGGTGGTAAAATCGGTCTGTTCGGTGGTGCCGGGGTTGGTAAAACCGTTTTAATCCAGGAGTTCATTAACAACATCGCAACTGAACATAATGGTTTATCTGTATTCGCCGGTGTCGGCGAACGTTCTCGTGAAGGGAATGACTTATACTATGAAATGAAAGAATCGGGCGTTTTAAACAAAACAACGCTGGTCTTCGGTCAGATGAACGAACCACCAGGAGCTCGTTTAAGAGTAGCGTTAACCGCTTTAACAATGTCTGAATACTTCCGTGATGTGCAGGGTCAGGATGTGTTATTATTCATCGATAACATCTTCCGTTTCACTCAGGCTGGATCAGAAGTATCAGCCTTATTAGGCCGTGTTCCTTCACAGGCTGGTTATCAGCCTACCCTGGCAACCGAAATGGGCCAGTTACAGGAACGTATCACATCGACAAAGAAAGGTTCCATTACATCCGTACAGGCTGTCTATGTGCCTGCCGATGATATGACTGACCCTGCGCCAGCGACAACCTTCACCCATCTGGATGCCCGTGTCGTATTGGATCGTGGGATCGCCGCTTTAGGGATCTACCCTGCCGTTGACCCATTGAACTCATCTTCTCGTGGTCTTGATCCAAACATCGTTGGTAAAGAACATTATGAAGTCGCTCATGGCGTTCAGCAGATCTTACAGAGATTCCAGGAATTACAGGATATCATCGCCATCTTAGGGATGGATGAATTAAGTGATGAAGATAAACAGACTGTTGCTCGTGCAAGACGTATCCGTAACTTCTTATCACAGCCATTCTCAGTAGCTTCACAGTTCACTGGCTTGGAAGGTAAGTATGTTCACGTTGACGACACAGTCAAAGGCTTCAAAGAAATCTTAGAGGGTAAATGGGATCACCTGCCAGAAGCAGCGTTCCATAACGTAGGTACCATCGAAGAAGCTGCCAAGAAAGCAGAAACTTTAAAGAATGAATAA
- a CDS encoding DsbA family oxidoreductase — translation MKKLSVKFFSDYACPFCYIGETHLKRAIQESGLENDSDVTMLSFELDPTFPNHYVGPSTQLLASKYGISLSQASEEIKKVETMASDSDIALDYVHARYTSTFPAHRLTKLAQKKLSSEKANQFIDRLFQAMFEEHREMSDLEALKPLALEAGISEEDFEQLLNSDDYSEQVRSEEALAKQYGINAVPYFIINDKYAIPGALPTSEMKKIFNKILEEDQIIAEGAACGVDGCK, via the coding sequence ATGAAAAAATTATCAGTAAAATTCTTTTCGGACTATGCCTGTCCGTTTTGTTATATCGGGGAAACCCATTTAAAAAGAGCAATTCAAGAAAGCGGCTTAGAAAATGATAGTGATGTCACGATGTTATCATTTGAGTTAGATCCGACATTTCCCAACCATTATGTAGGTCCTTCAACGCAGTTGCTCGCATCGAAATATGGTATCAGTTTAAGCCAGGCCAGTGAGGAAATTAAAAAGGTAGAAACGATGGCTAGTGATTCTGATATTGCTTTAGATTATGTCCATGCCCGTTATACAAGCACCTTCCCGGCTCATCGTTTAACCAAGTTAGCGCAGAAAAAATTATCATCTGAAAAAGCAAATCAATTCATTGATCGCTTGTTTCAAGCGATGTTTGAAGAACATCGTGAAATGAGTGATTTAGAGGCTTTAAAGCCATTAGCGTTAGAAGCGGGAATCAGCGAAGAAGACTTTGAGCAACTGTTAAATAGTGATGATTATAGTGAGCAGGTGCGCTCTGAAGAAGCGTTAGCAAAGCAATATGGTATCAATGCGGTGCCTTACTTCATTATTAATGATAAGTATGCGATTCCGGGAGCTTTACCGACCTCAGAGATGAAAAAGATTTTTAATAAAATATTAGAAGAAGATCAGATCATTGCCGAAGGCGCTGCCTGCGGCGTGGATGGCTGTAAGTAA